A genomic window from Diorhabda sublineata isolate icDioSubl1.1 chromosome 8, icDioSubl1.1, whole genome shotgun sequence includes:
- the LOC130447663 gene encoding sodium-independent sulfate anion transporter-like isoform X1, with product MNSNRGTDFPQDQHVQQFIGKTDESHDNPNFNDSTIDICTSSQRTSPCLGGVYSVKNYLGSNNFLVVDEATKDTSLTDALKDLIPCTKNAVGKLFTKKMLYKRLPILNWLPQYNSSYAAGDFIAGITVGLTLIPQGLAYHSIIGLPPEYGLYSSFIGCFIYIIFGSCKDVPFGPSALNALLASQAINGKGPEHAILLTFLTGIIQILMGVLGLGFIINFVSAPVSSGFTSAVALIIITSQIKDILGIKPKGSTFVETWYSVFEEIRNIRLWDTVMGVVCIILLLIMKSIGNHKLRSTEGKATTFQKMYNKLTWTIGTGRNAIMVIICAFIGWMFCKTKNPPFLVIGHVPQGLPTIKIPPFGFTREENGTAVEYTFTNMVTNLGSGIIIVPLIGLLENIAICKAFANGKPVDATQELLALGFCNIGNSFVQGYPGTGALGRSAVNNASGVRTPLGGIYTGTLVIVALLFFTHYFYYIPNAALAAVIIAATIFMIEVKVVKPMWRSKKSCFTIFIVTFIACLVLRLEIGILVGIGTNLLLLLYHAARPKIIVEKLTTTAGVEYLLLTPDRCLIFPSADYVRYIVTKYGVRQGVPLVIDCSHIYGADFTAATVIETLITDFAARDQTIFFFNLKPSVCSVFEGLSPKGFVVFYNANDLDDLLTKYVKGENVKSQIP from the exons GCAAGATCAACATGTACAGCAATTTATTGGGAAAACCGATGAGTCTCACGATAATCCAAATTTTAACGATTCTACTATTGACATATGTACGTCCAGTCAAAGAACTAGTCCTTGTTTAGGAGGAGTTTACTcggttaaaaattatttaggtaGTAACAACTTTTTAG TTGTCGATGAAGCCACTAAAGATACATCGTTGACTGACGCCTTGAAAGATTTGATTCCTTGTACAAAAAATGCAGTTGgaaaactatttacaaaaaaaatgttgtacaaAAGACTACCGATACTTAATTGGTTACCGCAATATAATTCCAGTTATGCAGCAGGTGATTTCATAGCTGGAATTACTGTCGGACTCACATTAATACCACAA GGGTTAGCTTATCACAGTATTATCGGTTTACCCCCAGAGTACGGTTTATACAGTTCTTTTATAGgctgttttatttatataatatttggaagTTGTAAAGATGTACCTTTTGGACCATCTGCCTTAAACGCGCTTTTAGCATCCCAAGCTATAAACGGAAAAGGACCGGAGCATGctatattattaacatttttaacaGGTATTATCCAGATATTAATGGGCGTATTGGGATTAG GcttcataataaattttgtatcaGCCCCAGTATCGTCCGGATTTACATCAGCTGTAGCTTTGATAATAATTACTTCGCAAATTAAAGATATCTTGGGTATAAAGCCTAAAGGAAGTACCTTTGTGGAAACTTGGTATAGTGTGTTTGAGGAAATTCGGAATATAAGACTCTGGGATACCGTGATGGGTGTAGtttgcataattttattattaattatgaag TCGATCGGGAATCATAAATTGCGATCGACTGAAGGAAAAGCTACAACTTtccaaaaaatgtataataaactAACTTGGACGATTGGAACAGGTCGTAATGCTATTATGGTTATAATTTGTGCTTTTATTGGTTGGATGTTCTGTAAAACAAAGAATCCGCCATTTTTGGTTATTGGTCATGTACCGCAAGGTTTGCCCACAATCAAAATACCTCCATTTGGATTCACCAGAGAAGAAAATGGAACCGCAGTTGAATATACATTTACCAACATGGTGACTAATTTGGGAAGTGGGATCATCATAGTTCCCTTAATTGGTTTGCTTGAAAATATCGCCATATGTAAAGCATTTG ctAACGGGAAACCGGTGGATGCCACTCAAGAACTTTTAGCTCTGGGCTTTTGCAACATCGGTAATTCGTTTGTCCAAGGTTATCCAGGAACTGGAGCTCTAGGAAGAAGTGCCGTAAACAATGCCAGTGGAGTTCGTACACCTTTGGGTGGAATTTACACTGGAACTTTAGTAATAGTCGCTCTTCTATTTTTTACACACTATTTCTATTACATTCCCAATGCCGCTTTAGCGGCAGTCATTATTGCTGCTACTATATTTATGATCGAGGTGAAAGTTGTCAAGCCAATGTGGAGATCAAAAA AAAGCTGTTTCACGATCTTTATAGTTACATTTATAGCTTGCCTCGTACTGCGTTtagaaattggaattttggtGGGTATCGGAACCAATTTATTGCTGTTGTTATACCATGCAGCAAGACCCAAAATAATTGTGGAGAAATTAACC accACAGCAGGAGTTGAATATCTACTTTTAACCCCCGATAGGTGTCTGATATTTCCATCTGCTGACTACGTTCGGTACATCGTGACCAAATACGGGGTACGCCAAGGAGTACCTCTAGTTATAGATTGTTCTCACATATATGGAGCGGATTTTACAGCAGCCACTGTTATAGAAACATTAATTACAGATTTTGCGGCGAGAGATCAAACtatattcttttttaacctTAAACCATCCGTATGCTCGGTATTTGAAGGTTTATCGCCGAAAggttttgttgtattttataaTGCGAACGATTTAGACGATCTTCTAACTAAATACGTAAAAGGAGAGAATGTAAAAAGCCAAATACCTTAA
- the LOC130447663 gene encoding sodium-independent sulfate anion transporter-like isoform X2: protein MLYKRLPILNWLPQYNSSYAAGDFIAGITVGLTLIPQGLAYHSIIGLPPEYGLYSSFIGCFIYIIFGSCKDVPFGPSALNALLASQAINGKGPEHAILLTFLTGIIQILMGVLGLGFIINFVSAPVSSGFTSAVALIIITSQIKDILGIKPKGSTFVETWYSVFEEIRNIRLWDTVMGVVCIILLLIMKSIGNHKLRSTEGKATTFQKMYNKLTWTIGTGRNAIMVIICAFIGWMFCKTKNPPFLVIGHVPQGLPTIKIPPFGFTREENGTAVEYTFTNMVTNLGSGIIIVPLIGLLENIAICKAFANGKPVDATQELLALGFCNIGNSFVQGYPGTGALGRSAVNNASGVRTPLGGIYTGTLVIVALLFFTHYFYYIPNAALAAVIIAATIFMIEVKVVKPMWRSKKSCFTIFIVTFIACLVLRLEIGILVGIGTNLLLLLYHAARPKIIVEKLTTTAGVEYLLLTPDRCLIFPSADYVRYIVTKYGVRQGVPLVIDCSHIYGADFTAATVIETLITDFAARDQTIFFFNLKPSVCSVFEGLSPKGFVVFYNANDLDDLLTKYVKGENVKSQIP, encoded by the exons atgttgtacaaAAGACTACCGATACTTAATTGGTTACCGCAATATAATTCCAGTTATGCAGCAGGTGATTTCATAGCTGGAATTACTGTCGGACTCACATTAATACCACAA GGGTTAGCTTATCACAGTATTATCGGTTTACCCCCAGAGTACGGTTTATACAGTTCTTTTATAGgctgttttatttatataatatttggaagTTGTAAAGATGTACCTTTTGGACCATCTGCCTTAAACGCGCTTTTAGCATCCCAAGCTATAAACGGAAAAGGACCGGAGCATGctatattattaacatttttaacaGGTATTATCCAGATATTAATGGGCGTATTGGGATTAG GcttcataataaattttgtatcaGCCCCAGTATCGTCCGGATTTACATCAGCTGTAGCTTTGATAATAATTACTTCGCAAATTAAAGATATCTTGGGTATAAAGCCTAAAGGAAGTACCTTTGTGGAAACTTGGTATAGTGTGTTTGAGGAAATTCGGAATATAAGACTCTGGGATACCGTGATGGGTGTAGtttgcataattttattattaattatgaag TCGATCGGGAATCATAAATTGCGATCGACTGAAGGAAAAGCTACAACTTtccaaaaaatgtataataaactAACTTGGACGATTGGAACAGGTCGTAATGCTATTATGGTTATAATTTGTGCTTTTATTGGTTGGATGTTCTGTAAAACAAAGAATCCGCCATTTTTGGTTATTGGTCATGTACCGCAAGGTTTGCCCACAATCAAAATACCTCCATTTGGATTCACCAGAGAAGAAAATGGAACCGCAGTTGAATATACATTTACCAACATGGTGACTAATTTGGGAAGTGGGATCATCATAGTTCCCTTAATTGGTTTGCTTGAAAATATCGCCATATGTAAAGCATTTG ctAACGGGAAACCGGTGGATGCCACTCAAGAACTTTTAGCTCTGGGCTTTTGCAACATCGGTAATTCGTTTGTCCAAGGTTATCCAGGAACTGGAGCTCTAGGAAGAAGTGCCGTAAACAATGCCAGTGGAGTTCGTACACCTTTGGGTGGAATTTACACTGGAACTTTAGTAATAGTCGCTCTTCTATTTTTTACACACTATTTCTATTACATTCCCAATGCCGCTTTAGCGGCAGTCATTATTGCTGCTACTATATTTATGATCGAGGTGAAAGTTGTCAAGCCAATGTGGAGATCAAAAA AAAGCTGTTTCACGATCTTTATAGTTACATTTATAGCTTGCCTCGTACTGCGTTtagaaattggaattttggtGGGTATCGGAACCAATTTATTGCTGTTGTTATACCATGCAGCAAGACCCAAAATAATTGTGGAGAAATTAACC accACAGCAGGAGTTGAATATCTACTTTTAACCCCCGATAGGTGTCTGATATTTCCATCTGCTGACTACGTTCGGTACATCGTGACCAAATACGGGGTACGCCAAGGAGTACCTCTAGTTATAGATTGTTCTCACATATATGGAGCGGATTTTACAGCAGCCACTGTTATAGAAACATTAATTACAGATTTTGCGGCGAGAGATCAAACtatattcttttttaacctTAAACCATCCGTATGCTCGGTATTTGAAGGTTTATCGCCGAAAggttttgttgtattttataaTGCGAACGATTTAGACGATCTTCTAACTAAATACGTAAAAGGAGAGAATGTAAAAAGCCAAATACCTTAA
- the LOC130447665 gene encoding cytochrome c oxidase assembly protein COX19, with translation MSSMTFGQKSFQPTPPDKGSFPLDHEGLCKKSMISYMKCLFINKNDNSACRKEAKEYLSCRMDNNLMAKEEWTKLGFTSEDVSNKQ, from the coding sequence ATGTCGTCTATGACATTTGGTCAAAAATCTTTTCAACCAACACCTCCAGATAAAGGCAGTTTTCCTTTAGATCACGAAGGTTTGTGTAAAAAATCGATGATAAGTTAtatgaaatgtttatttattaataagaaCGATAATTCAGCTTGTCGCAAAGAAGCTAAAGAATATTTGAGTTGTCGTATGGACAACAATCTTATGGCCAAAGAAGAGTGGACGAAATTAGGTTTTACAAGTGAAGACGTTtctaataaacaataa
- the LOC130447664 gene encoding phosphopantothenoylcysteine decarboxylase — translation MVNILIGCTGSVATIKLPSIIQQIIASNIASSSEIRVCLTESSKHFLKNENLDDTNVYVDSDEWEAWTNRGDPVLHIELAKWADLLIIAPLDANTLAKMSNGICDNLLTCVIRAWDIMKPLIFCPAMNTKMYEHPLTSQQITILKSFGYLEVPVVSKKLMCGDVGPGAMAEVETIVEYIKNIIEKDSESTDCNRI, via the exons atggttAATATACTTATCGGATGTACTGGAAGTGTTGCTACTATCAAGTTACCGTCGATAATACAACAAATTATAGCTTCAAATATTGCTTCTAGTTCTGAA ATAAGAGTATGTTTGACAGAATCttccaaacattttttaaaaaatgaaaatttagatgatACTAATGTTTATGTGGACTCAGATGAATGGGAGGCTTGGACTAATAGGGGTGATCCAGTACTACATATCGAACTTGCAAAATGGGCTGACTTATTGATAATTGCCCCATTAGATGCAAATACTTTAGCAAAAATGAGTAAT GGTATTTGTGACAATCTGTTGACTTGTGTAATACGGGCTTGGGATATTATGAAACCACTAATTTTTTGTCCTGCTATGAATACCAAAATGTATGAACATCCATTAACGTCACAACAAATTACCATTCTCAAATCTTTCGGGTATCTAGAAGTTCCTGTTGTCTCAAAGAAACTAATGTGTGGAGATGTCGGTCCAGGCGCCATGGCAGAAGTAGAAACAATTgtagaatatattaaaaatattattgaaaaagataGTGAATCTACTGATTGTaacagaatttaa